One stretch of Archocentrus centrarchus isolate MPI-CPG fArcCen1 chromosome 5, fArcCen1, whole genome shotgun sequence DNA includes these proteins:
- the LOC115780598 gene encoding DNA topoisomerase 1-like has translation MSGDHSHNEDQIDCGSRVNDSHKHKDKYKEREHKHKDHKKDKEREKSKYGNSDHKDSSDKKHRDKEKEKMKHKDGSTDKYKEKHKEKRKEEKVKSLDERIKKEKENGFASPPYVKSEPEHDFYHSPKHEKTLKRERDDDNDSEFKPKKIKTENDKKVKKRKQDEDFKSKKTKHKKEVTDGKKKAKKEPEEKWKWWEEERYTDGVKWKFLEHKGPVFAPPYEPLPSNVKFYYDGKHMKLSPGAEEVATFFAKMLEHEYTTKDIFRKNFFKDWRKEMTSEERAKLTDLKKCDFTEMSEYFKAQSEARKAMSKEDKQKIKEENERILQEYGFCIMDNHKERIANFRIEPPGLFRGRGDHPKMGMLKRRIRPEDIIINCSKDSKVPEPPRGTKWKEVRHDNKVTWLVSWTENIQGSIKYIMLNPSSRIKGEKDWQKYETARRLKKCVDRIRTQYRDDWKSKEMRIRQRAVALYFIDKLALRAGNEKEEGETADTVGCCSLRVEHIKLYPENEGQEYVVEFDFLGKDSIRYYNKVPVEKRVFKNLQLFMENKEPDDDLFDRLNTSILNKHLQELMDGLTAKVFRTYNASITLQQQLKELTTAEDNIPAKILSYNRANRAVAILCNHQRAPPKTFEKSMQNLQSKIDAKRDQLADAKRELKSAKADAKVRKDEKSKKAVESKKKAVQRVEEQLMKLEVQATDREENKQIALGTSKLNYLDPRISVAWCKKWGIPVEKIYNKTQREKFAWAIDMADDDYEF, from the exons ATGAGTGGGGACCATTCCCACAACGAGGACCAG attGACTGTGGCTCCCGGGTCAATG ACTCTCACAAGCATAAAGACAAGTATAAAGAGAGAGAACACAAACATAAGGACCACAAGAAGGATAAGGAACGGGAGAAATCTAAATATGGCAACAG CGATCACAAGGATTCCTCTGATAAAAAGCACCGagacaaagagaaggaaaagatgAAGCACAAAGATGGCAGCACAGACAAATACAAGGAAAAGCAcaaggagaagaggaaagaagagaag GTGAAGTCCCTTGATGAGAGaatcaaaaaggaaaaggagaatGGCTTTGCTAG CCCTCCATATGTGAAGTCTGAGCCTGAGCATGATTTTTACCACTCTCCTAAACATGAGAAGACTCTAAAAAGAGAACGAGATGATGATAATGA CTCTGAATTCAAgcctaaaaaaattaaaactgaaaatgacaagaaggtgaagaaaaggaaacaagatGAG GACTTtaagtccaaaaaaacaaaacacaaaaaagaagtaactgatggaaaaaagaaagcaaagaaagagcCCGAGGAGAAGTGGAAATG GTGGGAAGAGGAGAGATACACAGACGGTGTCAAATGGAAGTTCCTTGAACACAAAGGGCCGGTGTTTGCGCCACCATATGAGCCTCTTCCTAGCAatgtcaaattttattatgatG GTAAACACATGAAGCTTAGCCCAGGAGCAGAAGAAGTGGCGACTTTCTTTGCCAAAATGCTGGAGCATGAATACACCACAAAGGATATCTTCCGTAAAAATTTCTTTAAAGATTGGAGGAAG GAAATGACTTCAGAAGAAAGGGCTAAGCTCACAGATCTGAAGAAGTGTGACTTCACtgagatgagtgaatacttcaaGGCACAATCTGAAGCCAGGAAAGCTATGTCTAAGGAGGATAAACAG AAAATAAAGGAAGAGAATGAGCGCATCTTGCAGGAGTATGGCTTCTGTATCATGGATAACCACAAGGAACGTATTGCTAACTTCCGCATTGAGCCCCCAGGCCTGTTCCGTGGTCGTGGAGACCATCCAAAAATGGGCATGCTCAAACGTCGCATCAGGCCCGAAGACATTATCATCAACTGCAGCAA GGATTCCAAGGTTCCTGAGCCGCCTCGTGGCACCAAATGGAAAGAAGTTCGTCATGACAATAAGGTGACTTGGCTGGTGTCCTGGACAGAAAACATACAAGGCTCAATCAAGTACATAATGCTGAACCCCAGCTCTCGAATCAAG GGAGAAAAGGATTGGCAGAAGTATGAAACTGCTCGTCGACTGAAGAAATGTGTGGACCGTATCAGAACCCAGTACCGCGACGACTGGAAGTCCAAGGAGATGAGGATCAGACAGAGGGCTGTGGCTCTCTATTTCATTGATAAG CTGGCTCTGAGAGCAGGTAATGAGAAGGAAGAAGGAGAGACTGCAGACACTGTGGGCTGCTGCTCGCTGAGAGTTGAACATATCAAACTCTATCCAGAGAATGAGGGTCAGGAGTATGTGGTAGAGTTTGATTTCCTTGGTAAAGACTCGATCCGCTACTACAACAAAGTCCCTGTGGAGAAAAGG GTATTTAAGAATCTTCAGTTGTTTATGGAGAACAAAGAGCCTGATGATGACCTGTTTGATCGCTTGAAT ACTTCAATTCTGAACAAGCACCTTCAGGAGCTGATGGATGGTCTGACAGCCAAAGTTTTCCGTACATACAACGCCTCTATcaccctgcagcagcagctgaaggagcTCACAACTG cggaGGATAACATTCCAGCCAAAATCCTGTCGTACAACAGGGCCAACAGGGCAGTGGCCATTCTATGTAACCATCAGAGGGCTCCACCGAAGACGTTTGAGAAATCTATGCAGAACTTGCAGTCAAAG atcGACGCTAAAAGGGACCAGCTCGCTGATGCCAAGAGAGAACTGAAGAGCGCCAAGGCTGATGCCAAAGTACGGAAAGATGAAAAATCCAAAAA GGCTGTGGAGAGCAAGAAGAAAGCGGTACAGAGGGTAGAAGAACAACTGATGAAGCTGGAAGTGCAGGCAACTGATAGAGAAGAGAACAAGCAGATTGCGCTCGGTACTTCCAAACTCAACTATCTGGATCCTCGTATTTCTGTGGCTTG GTGTAAGAAGTGGGGTATTCCTGTG